Proteins encoded together in one Scheffersomyces stipitis CBS 6054 chromosome 5, complete sequence window:
- a CDS encoding predicted protein: protein MLAAEKRRLLHKTRPVSASEKPGSIYPQRALYLLVCFSIATISLGYLHFIGAIDIGRFGISSVISDLTKQDAVSEPFSLHKEQTSSVHTESDEQTFELKHIFHHGTGPENYRLHRRLDITPSYLAKHSSYFADFSQRLAQKRDDSSVDSENLEDIYNLMDWPDVHKHKNPFTIQLPIKKDHKKGKVVRLKDRHEPGFLDSYLSYALQVKGDPKILNRIALEWEDEIEIDIPNMKDKDTLVSLATISSNAYVKFPKDENEKNKSDWIDVGQWEPDQENVDLNFGWEDIGLRGHVFVSKDNKTVVIGIKGTSGAGLPGGGSDETAGNDKDNDNLLFSCCCARVGYMWTTVCNCYEKTYTCNQDCLEKELLREDKYYQAVLDLYRNVSAIYPPETTNVWVTGHSLGGALASLLGRTYGLPVVAFEAPGEMLATKRLHLPQPPGIPKFMENIWHVGNTADPIYMGVCNGASSTCNVAGYAMETACHTGYQCVYDVVTDLGWRVNLLNHRIHTVIDDIILAYNDTAQCIEQPPCRDCFNWRFTSHDDDVPDEPEMPNPLRPKPKPKPSSSTSDGKNNRISSTATTTISPTSRKADPTSSDISEPSESPKKCLERTWYGWCSKWGYDGDVDDDQ, encoded by the coding sequence ATGTTAGCGGCTGAAAAGAGGCGTCTTCTCCATAAGACGCGTCCAGTTTCAGCTTCGGAAAAGCCAGGATCCATATATCCTCAACGAGCCTTATATTTATTAGTGTGTTTCTCCATTGCCACCATATCGCTTGGATATCTCCACTTTATTGGTGCTATTGATATTGGCAGATTTGGAATTCTGTCTGTAATAAGCGATTTGACCAAACAAGATGCTGTCAGCGAGCCTTTCAGTTTACATAAAGAACAGACTCTGCTGGTTCATACTGAATCAGATGAGCAGACGTTTGAACTCAAACATATCTTCCATCACGGAACTGGGCCAGAGAACTATCGATTGCATCGGCGGTTGGACATTACGCCAAGCTACTTGGCCAAGCACAGCAGCTATTTCGCCGATTTTTCCCAGAGATTGGCCCAGAAAAGGGATGACAGCTCCGTAGACTCCGAGAATTTGGAAGATATCTACAATCTCATGGACTGGCCGGACGTACATAAGCACAAAAATCCATTTACGATCCAGTTGCCAATCAAAAAGGACCACAAAAAGGGTAAAGTCGTGAGACTTAAAGACAGACATGAGCCTGGCTTTCTCGATTCGTATCTCTCTTATGCCTTACAGGTTAAAGGTGACCCTAAAATTCTCAACAGAATAGCGTTGGAATGGGAAGATGAGATAGAAATCGATATCCCCAACATGAAAGACAAGGACACCTTGGTTTCGTTGGCTACGATATCATCTAATGCTTATGTGAAGTTTCCCAAAGACGAAAACGAGAAGAACAAACTGGACTGGATCGATGTGGGCCAGTGGGAACCTGACCAGGAAAACGTAGACCTTAACTTTGGTTGGGAAGATATAGGCTTAAGAGGCCATGTCTTTGTAAGCAAAGACAATAAGACTGTAGTGATAGGAATCAAAGGAACATCTGGAGCTGGATTACCCGGTGGAGGAAGCGACGAAACTGCTGGAAATGACAAGGACAACGATAATCTCTTGTTTTCGTGCTGTTGCGCTCGTGTTGGTTATATGTGGACGACAGTCTGCAATTGCTACGAGAAAACCTATACTTGTAACCAGGACTGTTTGGAAAAAGAACTTTTGAGAGAAGACAAGTACTACCAGGCGGTATTAGACCTCTATCGTAACGTCTCTGCCATTTATCCTCCTGAAACAACCAATGTTTGGGTCACGGGCCATTCATTAGGAGGTGCCTTGGCTTCCTTATTGGGAAGGACCTATGGCTTACCAGTTGTAGCATTTGAAGCTCCGGGTGAAATGTTGGCTACCAAGAGATTACACTTGCCCCAGCCGCCAGGAATCCCCAAGTTCATGGAAAATATCTGGCATGTAGGAAACACGGCAGATCCAATTTACATGGGAGTTTGCAATGGAGCTTCCAGTACTTGTAATGTAGCTGGATACGCCATGGAAACGGCATGTCACACAGGCTACCAATGTGTATACGATGTAGTTACAGACTTGGGCTGGCGAGTGAACTTATTGAATCACCGGATCCATACGGTGATCGACGACATCATCTTGGCCTATAACGACACAGCACAATGTATCGAACAGCCACCTTGTCGCgattgtttcaactggAGGTTCACTAGTCACGACGACGATGTACCAGATGAACCGGAGATGCCCAATCCATTGAGACCGAAGCCTAAGCCCAAGCCCCTGTCGTCTACCAGCGACGGAAAGAACAACAGGATCTCATCTACGGCCACTACGACTATTCTGCCCACTAGCAGAAAAGCAGACcctacttcttctgatatcAGCGAGCCTAGCGAGTCCCCAAAGAAGTGTTTGGAGAGAACGTGGTATGGGTGGTGTTCCAAGTGGGGCTACGACGGTGATGTAGACGATGATCAATAG